The Euphorbia lathyris chromosome 3, ddEupLath1.1, whole genome shotgun sequence genome contains a region encoding:
- the LOC136221839 gene encoding uncharacterized protein isoform X2: MATSSKLLHSFIFYLSSTLTLLRFFIFHLNISRFLFTLIDNIFSFYYKFLGLQSYTIDLDHQTTLHFWISGHRRFNKPNLVLIHGYGGDSRWQFLYQVGFLSRKFNLFLPDLLFFGKSYSTRSDRSFAFQAVCLGEGLRRLGVERYSVYSISYGGYVGYRLAEICSKEMEKLVIVSSGVGWNDDEEIVSQISKVGRDPIEVLLPTNPQDLRLLVGLSTYKGDPLRFLPDFFLQEFINAMTHNRRKEKLELLEHLLSKKAEAELPILTQETLLIWGDQDNIFPVFLAHQLHRHLGAKSRVEIIKDTGHAANIESPAAVNSLITSFVLGAQS; this comes from the exons atggCGACTTCATCGAAGCTTCTACATTCCTTCATCTTCTACCTCTCATCCACACTCACACTTCTccgattcttcatcttccaccTCAACATTTCCCGATTCCTCTTCACTCTAATCGATAACATCTTCTCCTTCTACTATAAATTCCTCGGTCTCCAATCATACACCATTGATCTCGATCACCAAACCACTCTCCATTTCTGGATCTCCGGTCACCGGAGATTCAACAAACCTAATCTCGTCCTAATCCACGGCTACGGTGGCGATTCCCGCTGGCAATTTCTCTATCAAGTCGGATTCCTTTCCCGGAAATTTAATCTGTTTTTGCCGGATTTGTTGTTTTTTGGTAAGTCGTATTCGACCCGGTCGGACCGGAGTTTTGCGTTTCAAGCAGTGTGTTTGGGTGAGGGGTTGAGGAGATTGGGTGTGGAGAGGTATTCGGTGTACTCGATTAGTTATGGTGGGTATGTGGGGTATCGATTGGCTGAGATTTGTTCGAAGGAAATGGAGAAGTTAGTTATAGTGAGTAGTGGGGTCGGGTGgaatgatgatgaggagatagTGAGTCAGATTAGTAAAGTAGGAAGAGATCCTATCGAAGTGCTTCTACCtacgaatccacaggatttgcGCTTATTAGTTGGGTTATCGACTTATAAGGGCGATCCTTTGAGATTTCTTCCTGATTTCTTTCTTCAAGAATTTATCAAT gcAATGACTCATAATAGGAGGAAGGAGAAACTGGAGCTATTGGAGCACTTACTCAGTAAAAAGGCAGAAGCTGAGCTTCCTATTCTTACCCAG GAAACACTGTTGATATGGGGAGATCAGGATAATATATTCCCAGTATTTTTGGCCCATCAATTGCACAG GCATTTGGGAGCTAAATCAAGGGTGGAAATAATAAAGGATACAGGGCATGCTGCAAATATTGAATCACCTGCTGCTGTTAATAGTTTGATAACATCTTTTGTTTTAGGTGCTCAATCTTAA
- the LOC136221839 gene encoding uncharacterized protein isoform X3, whose product MSCNMSPNTIELDNQTTIHFWITNHRHIDKPNLVLIHGYGGNSRLQFLNQVKPLSESFNLYIPDLLFFGKSHTSRADRSDVFQAKCLREGLRRLGLDKYNLVGTSYGGYVAYQMCDGYGDEVEKVVIVSCGLCYTEEQKKESKEMFGKLFHLLLPEKPEHAKEMMKLAIYKTNRMLWLPDFVHWVFINAMTHNRRKEKLELLEHLLSKKAEAELPILTQETLLIWGDQDNIFPVFLAHQLHRHLGAKSRVEIIKDTGHAANIESPAAVNSLITSFVLGAQS is encoded by the exons ATGTCATGTAACATGTCACCAAACACCATCGAACTAGATAATCAAACCACAATCCATTTTTGGATCACAAACCATAGACATATCGATAAACCAAACCTAGTCCTAATCCATGGCTACGGCGGAAACTCTCGTCTCCAATTCCTTAACCAAGTTAAACCATTGTCTGAATCCTTCAATCTCTACATTCCTGACTTACTCTTCTTCGGGAAGTCTCACACTTCCCGGGCCGACCGGTCCGATGTTTTTCAGGCCAAGTGTCTGAGGGAAGGGCTGAGAAGATTAGGGTTAGACAAGTATAATTTGGTCGGGACAAGTTATGGAGGTTACGTGGCGTATCAGATGTGTGATGGTTATGGAGATGAGGTGGAGAAGGTGGTTATAGTTAGTTGTGGGTTGTGTTATACGGAGGAGCAGAAGAAGGAAAGTAAGGAGATGTTTGGGAAGTTGTTTCATCTTCTTTTGCCGGAGAAACCGGAACATGCTAAGGAAATGATGAAGTTAGCTATTTATAAGACTAATCGGATGTTATGGTTGCCGGATTTTGTTCATTGGGTCTTCATCAAT gcAATGACTCATAATAGGAGGAAGGAGAAACTGGAGCTATTGGAGCACTTACTCAGTAAAAAGGCAGAAGCTGAGCTTCCTATTCTTACCCAG GAAACACTGTTGATATGGGGAGATCAGGATAATATATTCCCAGTATTTTTGGCCCATCAATTGCACAG GCATTTGGGAGCTAAATCAAGGGTGGAAATAATAAAGGATACAGGGCATGCTGCAAATATTGAATCACCTGCTGCTGTTAATAGTTTGATAACATCTTTTGTTTTAGGTGCTCAATCTTAA
- the LOC136221839 gene encoding uncharacterized protein isoform X1, protein MEPYKLFLKIISFFLSFLQFQFFFLYPLLSFLRFRFPFQFCSGIFVTIIDKFLSLYFMSCNMSPNTIELDNQTTIHFWTTNHRHIDKPNLVLIHGYGGNSRLQFLNQVKPLSESFNLYIPDLLFFGKSHTSRTDRSDVFQAKCVREGLKKLGLEKYNLAGLSYGGYVAYQMGDGYGDEVEKVVIVSCGLCYTEEQKKESKEKFGKLFKLLLPEKPEHAKEMMKLAIYKTNRIIWLPDFVHWDFINAMTHNRRKEKLELLEHLLSKKAEAELPILTQETLLIWGDQDNIFPVFLAHQLHRHLGAKSRVEIIKDTGHAANIESPAAVNSLITSFVLGAQS, encoded by the exons ATGGAACCATACAAGCTTTTCTTGAAAATCATCTCCTTCTTCCTCTCATTTCTTCAAttccagttcttcttcctctatCCTCTACTTTCATTTCTCCGATTCCGATTCCCATTCCAATTTTGTTCAGGCATCTTCGTAACAATTATAGATAAATTCCTATCTCTATATTTCATGTCATGTAACATGTCACCAAACACCATCGAACTAGATAATCAAACCACAATCCATTTTTGGACCACAAACCATAGACATATCGATAAACCAAACCTAGTACTTATCCACGGCTACGGCGGAAACTCTCGTCTTCAATTCCTTAACCAAGTTAAACCACTCTCTGAATCATTCAATCTCTACATACCTGACTTACTCTTCTTCGGGAAGTCCCACACTTCCCGGACCGACCGGTCCGATGTTTTTCAGGCCAAGTGTGTGAGAGAAGGGTTGAAAAAGTTAGGTTTAGAGAAATACAATTTGGCAGGGTTAAGTTATGGAGGTTATGTGGCGTATCAGATGGGTGACGGTTATGGAGATGAGGTGGAGAAGGTGGTTATAGTTAGTTGTGGGTTGTGTTATACGGAGGAGCAGAAGAAGGAAAGTAAAGAGAAGTTTGGGAAGTTGTTTAAGCTTCTTTTGCCGGAGAAACCGGAACATGCCAAGGAAATGATGAAGTTAGCTATTTATAAGACTAATCGGATAATATGGTTGCCGGATTTTGTTCATTGGGACTTTATTAAT gcAATGACTCATAATAGGAGGAAGGAGAAACTGGAGCTATTGGAGCACTTACTCAGTAAAAAGGCAGAAGCTGAGCTTCCTATTCTTACCCAG GAAACACTGTTGATATGGGGAGATCAGGATAATATATTCCCAGTATTTTTGGCCCATCAATTGCACAG GCATTTGGGAGCTAAATCAAGGGTGGAAATAATAAAGGATACAGGGCATGCTGCAAATATTGAATCACCTGCTGCTGTTAATAGTTTGATAACATCTTTTGTTTTAGGTGCTCAATCTTAA